One window of the Rhipicephalus sanguineus isolate Rsan-2018 chromosome 2, BIME_Rsan_1.4, whole genome shotgun sequence genome contains the following:
- the LOC119382565 gene encoding alpha-galactosidase A — MATNGVVLLCASLLAAAGVNSLDNGLARTPPMGWLTWSRFMCNECALGLHENCLTSELILQMADRMVEDGYLAAGYEYLIIDDCWSHADRDVHGKLFADPKRFPEGMKNLTEEVHQKGLKFGIYADIGVKTCGGFPGSYGYYTTDAQTFADWGVDYVKVDGCNANPRDLDTLYPEMGRALLATGRDMVYSCEWPFYQIIAGILPDYKNISKNCNLWRNYFDINYTWESITNIINFEATVQDIVANVSGPGAWTDPDMLVIGNFGLTIELQRAHMAYWAIMAAPLIMSNDLRHISRESRDLLLNKYIIAINQDPLGLMGRRVHKGKDLDIWARWVTPELADGKLSLAVLVYNTKNLGGPVQTFVTLQSLNLDSPTGYLVTDLIRNNTVVGKFYPEQSINVTVAPMDVFFFKATALSGMHDAVL, encoded by the exons ATGGCGACGAATGGCGTCGTCCTGTTGTGCGCCTCTCTGCTGGCGGCGGCCGGCGTGAACAGCTTGGACAACGGTCTCGCCCGGACACCTCCCATGGGCTGGCTTACATGGAGCCGCTTCATGTGCAACGAGTGTGCACTGGGCCTGCACGAGAACTGTCTCAC TTCTGAGCTCATCCTTCAAATGGCAGACAGAATGGTTGAAGACGGGTACCTGGCTGCCGGCTACGAGTACCTGATAATCGATGACTGCTGGAGCCACGCCGACAGAGACGTGCACGGAAAGCTCTTCGCTGACCCCAAGCGTTTCCCCGAGGGAATGAAGAATCTCACCGAAGAG GTTCACCAGAAGGGACTGAAGTTCGGTATATACGCCGACATCGGCGTGAAGACGTGCGGAGGGTTTCCCGGCAGCTACGGATACTACACGACCGACGCCCAGACGTTCGCTGATTGGGGCGTCGATTACGTCAAGGTGGATGGCTGCAACGCAAATCCCAGAGACCTGGACACGT TGTATCCAGAAATGGGACGGGCTCTGCTCGCAACAGGACGCGACATGGTGTACTCTTGCGAATGGCCTTTCTACCAAATCATAGCCGGTATACTG CCTGATTACAAGAACATATccaagaactgcaacttgtggAGGAATTACTTTGACATCAACTACACATGGGAGAGCATTACTAATATAATAAACTTCGAAGCAACCGTTCAAGACATTGTTGCGAATGTGTCTGGACCGggtgcctggaccgaccccgaCATG CTTGTTATTGGAAACTTCGGTTTGACAATCGAGCTGCAACGTGCTCACATGGCATACTGGGCCATCATGGCCGCACCGCTGATCATGTCCAACGACCTCAGACACATCTCACGGGAATCTAGAGACCTCTTACTCAACAAGTATATCATCGCCATCAACCAAGATCCGCTTGGATTGATGGGAAGGCGCGTCCATAAA GGAAAAGACCTCGACATCTGGGCTCGCTGGGTGACTCCGGAACTTGCCGACGGAAAGCTGTCACTGGCCGTTCTGGTGTATAACACAAAAAATCTCGGTGGTCCGGTGCAGACTTTCGTCACGCTCCAAAGCCTCAACCTGGACAGTCCCACGGGCTACCTCGTCACAGACCTCATCCGCAACAATACCGTCGTCGGAAAGTTTTACCCAGAGCAAAGCATCAACGTCACGGTTGCCCCCATGGACGTGTTCTTCTTTAAGGCTACCGCACTCAGTGGCATGCACGACGCAGTTTTATAG